A window from Chryseobacterium vaccae encodes these proteins:
- a CDS encoding translation initiation factor, which translates to MDLRDQLKNLFPEHEEQDFEMPEDEFKQKEPLVCKFEKKGRNGKPVTIVEGWEGSEEDLKKISKKIKTTLGIGGSEKDGTIIIQGDNRDKIMNILKEMGYKTKRVGG; encoded by the coding sequence ATGGATTTACGAGATCAATTGAAGAACCTTTTTCCTGAACACGAAGAGCAGGATTTTGAAATGCCTGAAGATGAATTCAAGCAGAAGGAGCCTTTGGTATGCAAATTTGAGAAGAAAGGCAGAAACGGTAAGCCTGTCACCATTGTTGAAGGCTGGGAAGGCAGCGAGGAAGATTTAAAGAAAATCTCGAAGAAAATAAAAACCACCTTAGGAATAGGCGGCTCTGAAAAGGATGGAACGATCATTATTCAGGGGGATAACCGCGATAAGATCATGAATATCCTTAAAGAAATGGGGTATAAAACCAAAAGAGTCGGCGGATAG
- a CDS encoding DNA-3-methyladenine glycosylase I, with the protein MEKIRCGWCEKDDLYRKYHDEEWGKPVFDDKTIFEFLVLESFQAGLSWYTILSKRENFRKAFDDFDYRRIAFYSDEKTEELMQNSGIIRNRFKIKATVSNAQRFMEVQEEYGSFSEYIWGFVGGRPLDNMPETLSDIPAVTKVSDALAKDLKKRGFKFLGSTVVYAHMQATGMVNDHLKSCFIRW; encoded by the coding sequence ATGGAAAAAATACGCTGCGGATGGTGTGAGAAGGATGATCTCTACCGCAAATACCACGATGAAGAGTGGGGAAAGCCTGTCTTCGATGACAAAACTATTTTTGAGTTTCTCGTTCTTGAAAGTTTCCAGGCAGGATTGAGTTGGTATACGATTCTTTCTAAACGCGAAAACTTCAGGAAGGCTTTTGATGATTTTGATTATAGGAGAATAGCCTTTTATTCAGATGAAAAAACAGAGGAACTCATGCAGAATTCGGGAATTATAAGAAACAGGTTTAAAATAAAAGCTACCGTAAGTAACGCACAGCGGTTTATGGAAGTACAGGAAGAATACGGAAGCTTTTCTGAATATATCTGGGGTTTTGTAGGAGGAAGGCCATTAGATAATATGCCTGAAACATTATCTGATATTCCTGCGGTAACAAAAGTTTCGGACGCTTTGGCAAAAGACCTTAAAAAGCGAGGTTTTAAGTTTTTGGGATCAACAGTGGTATATGCCCATATGCAGGCTACCGGAATGGTGAATGATCATCTGAAAAGCTGTTTCATTAGGTGGTGA
- a CDS encoding enoyl-ACP reductase FabI — MSYGLLKGKKGIIFGALNEQSIAWKVAERCHEEGAEFILSNAPIALRMGELNGLAEKTGSEVIAADATSIEDLEKLFDAATAKFGKIDFILHSIGMSVNVRKGKHYTEMNYDWLEKGWDISAVSFHKVMRVAWEKDCMNEWGSILALTYIAAQRTFPDYNDMSDNKAYLESIARTFGNYWGERKVRVNTVSQSPTMTTAGSGVKGFGGFLGYAEDMSPLGNATALECADYCVTLFSDLTKKVTMQNLFHDGGFSSSGVTQKVINKYNIED, encoded by the coding sequence ATGTCATACGGTTTACTTAAAGGCAAAAAGGGGATTATATTTGGAGCCCTTAATGAACAATCTATCGCATGGAAAGTTGCTGAAAGATGTCATGAGGAAGGTGCAGAATTCATCTTATCTAATGCTCCTATCGCTTTGAGAATGGGAGAACTTAATGGTTTAGCAGAAAAAACAGGTTCTGAAGTGATCGCTGCAGATGCGACCTCTATAGAAGATCTTGAAAAACTTTTTGATGCTGCGACAGCAAAATTCGGAAAAATAGATTTCATTCTTCACTCTATCGGAATGTCCGTGAATGTAAGAAAAGGAAAACACTATACAGAAATGAATTACGACTGGTTGGAAAAAGGATGGGATATTTCCGCTGTTTCTTTCCACAAAGTAATGCGTGTGGCTTGGGAAAAAGACTGTATGAACGAATGGGGAAGCATTTTAGCACTTACCTATATTGCCGCTCAGAGAACATTCCCGGATTACAACGATATGTCTGACAACAAAGCTTATCTTGAAAGTATTGCGAGAACTTTCGGAAACTATTGGGGGGAAAGAAAAGTACGTGTAAATACAGTTTCTCAGTCTCCTACCATGACTACAGCAGGCAGCGGTGTGAAAGGTTTTGGAGGATTCTTAGGTTATGCTGAAGATATGTCTCCGCTAGGAAATGCTACCGCTCTTGAATGTGCAGACTATTGTGTTACTCTTTTCTCTGATCTTACTAAAAAAGTAACGATGCAGAATCTTTTCCACGATGGAGGTTTCAGCAGTTCAGGGGTAACTCAGAAAGTGATTAATAAATATAATATTGAAGACTAA
- a CDS encoding cytochrome-c peroxidase, which produces MRSYPLFVLILLIGFAVMSFNPVDKGIKNETTFVNKGLSDFKTRLEQLKSDVYKFSEDRISLEELRKSLSSTRNSFKEIEFYVAYHYPEFTKTHLNAAPLFHIEAAGTSAYTLPPEGLQVLDELIFSDEAGDEKEKIKTITDFLYNSYSGFYLSAVKNGLSKGNNKTLPLRIELIRIYTLGVTGFDTPGSLNISEESAHALTGIKKYIHDDPYFRNYNLQKADQVLAGSIDYLSKNTDFETFDRIEFYKNYIQPLYEEFGKWDGRTDDLKEFSGWNVNSKGLFNSDFLDPYFYTLLKSSEDNADLRNLGKAMFYDGSLSGNGKMSCAACHLPENAFTDLKQKSESNVEGKTVLRNSPSLYNAVFAKRFFYDLRAFYLEQQAEHVIYNEDEFNTSYEDIIRKLKTKPEYKKAFRSAFKNGKINKENFSKALSSYVASLYSFDSDFDRFMRSEKDVSEEVKKGYNLFMGKANCATCHFAPHFSGLVPPFFNENESEVLGVTTKPVNELPVELDGDLGRANSPVKKEKSWIYDYSFKTVTVRNIALTKPYFHNGAFNTLEEVLDFYNEGGGEGLGLKMKNQTLPPDKLNLTQTEIRQIIAFLNSLTDVSKAK; this is translated from the coding sequence ATGAGATCTTACCCGCTGTTTGTTCTAATTCTGTTGATTGGTTTTGCTGTTATGTCTTTCAACCCTGTTGATAAAGGGATAAAGAACGAAACTACATTTGTCAATAAAGGCCTGTCTGACTTTAAAACCAGGCTTGAACAGCTGAAATCAGATGTCTATAAATTTTCGGAAGACCGAATATCTCTTGAAGAATTACGGAAATCACTGAGCAGTACAAGAAATTCATTTAAGGAAATTGAATTTTATGTTGCCTATCATTATCCTGAATTTACGAAAACACATCTTAATGCAGCACCCTTGTTCCATATTGAAGCGGCCGGAACTTCAGCTTACACTCTGCCTCCGGAAGGATTGCAGGTTTTGGACGAGCTGATATTTTCTGATGAAGCAGGAGATGAAAAAGAGAAGATCAAAACCATCACAGATTTTTTATATAACAGTTACTCCGGGTTTTATCTGAGTGCTGTAAAAAACGGATTAAGCAAAGGAAATAATAAGACACTTCCGCTTCGCATAGAGCTGATACGAATTTATACATTAGGTGTTACGGGATTTGATACGCCAGGTTCCCTGAATATTTCTGAGGAGTCTGCTCATGCGCTTACAGGAATTAAAAAGTATATTCATGATGATCCTTACTTCAGGAATTATAATCTACAGAAAGCAGATCAGGTTCTGGCCGGAAGCATCGATTATCTTTCAAAAAATACAGACTTTGAAACCTTTGACCGGATTGAATTTTATAAAAATTATATACAGCCGCTTTATGAAGAATTTGGAAAATGGGATGGAAGAACAGATGATCTTAAAGAGTTTTCAGGCTGGAATGTAAACAGTAAAGGTCTTTTTAATAGTGATTTTCTGGATCCTTATTTTTATACATTGCTGAAATCTTCAGAAGACAATGCAGATCTTCGTAATCTTGGAAAGGCCATGTTTTATGACGGAAGCTTAAGCGGAAACGGTAAAATGAGCTGTGCTGCCTGTCATTTGCCGGAAAATGCCTTCACAGATCTTAAGCAGAAATCTGAAAGTAATGTGGAAGGAAAGACTGTATTAAGGAATTCACCATCGCTTTATAATGCCGTTTTTGCTAAAAGATTTTTCTATGACCTTCGTGCCTTTTATCTGGAACAGCAGGCTGAACACGTGATTTATAATGAAGATGAATTCAATACAAGCTATGAAGATATTATCAGAAAATTGAAAACAAAACCCGAGTATAAAAAAGCATTCCGTTCTGCATTTAAAAACGGAAAGATCAATAAGGAAAACTTTTCCAAAGCCCTGAGCTCCTATGTTGCCTCTTTATATTCTTTCGATAGTGATTTTGACCGTTTTATGAGGAGTGAAAAGGACGTTTCGGAGGAAGTGAAAAAAGGTTATAATCTGTTTATGGGAAAAGCCAACTGTGCAACCTGTCACTTTGCTCCTCATTTTTCAGGACTGGTTCCACCGTTTTTTAACGAAAATGAATCTGAAGTTTTAGGGGTTACCACAAAACCGGTCAATGAGCTCCCGGTTGAACTTGATGGAGATCTCGGAAGAGCCAACAGTCCTGTAAAGAAAGAAAAATCATGGATTTATGATTACTCCTTCAAAACGGTAACGGTAAGGAATATAGCGCTTACTAAACCTTATTTTCATAACGGTGCCTTTAATACACTGGAAGAAGTGCTGGATTTTTACAATGAAGGCGGGGGAGAAGGATTGGGATTGAAAATGAAGAATCAAACGCTTCCACCGGACAAGCTAAATCTTACTCAAACAGAAATCAGACAAATTATAGCTTTTCTGAATTCTCTTACTGATGTAAGCAAAGCGAAATAA
- a CDS encoding Rossmann-fold NAD(P)-binding domain-containing protein, whose product MTKTGIIGCGWLGSRIAESLPDRHIIYTTATTEQKVAQLNSKGFNASLASFPDYQLDEKIPQWSMISQLDVLIITIPLSGKSCCVSSLYNRIQHLFSFIGDCKGQMFVMSSTGVYPDLPKEFTEDDLWVEAVSGERMIRNKYPQANILRLGGLMGDNRLLKNYNVSGLEAPVNHIHYADICSVISRMTELGTEGKLYNVTAPFHPSKAAVIHAQKNLPFSEEREVEGRKVLSSKLVSELDFAFKYPDPCHFHEV is encoded by the coding sequence ATGACAAAAACAGGAATCATAGGTTGTGGCTGGCTCGGATCCAGAATTGCAGAATCGCTGCCAGACAGACATATTATATATACTACGGCCACCACGGAGCAAAAAGTTGCACAACTGAATTCTAAAGGTTTTAATGCTTCTCTGGCCAGTTTCCCGGATTATCAGCTGGATGAAAAGATTCCGCAATGGAGCATGATCAGTCAGCTGGATGTTTTAATCATTACAATTCCGCTTTCCGGGAAAAGCTGTTGTGTGAGTTCTTTGTACAACAGGATACAGCATTTGTTTTCATTTATAGGAGATTGTAAAGGGCAGATGTTTGTGATGAGTTCCACAGGCGTTTATCCTGATCTTCCAAAAGAATTTACAGAAGATGATCTGTGGGTGGAGGCTGTTTCCGGGGAAAGAATGATCCGGAATAAATATCCTCAGGCTAATATTTTACGATTAGGTGGATTGATGGGGGATAACAGGCTTCTTAAAAATTATAATGTTTCAGGTCTGGAAGCTCCGGTTAATCACATTCATTATGCAGATATATGTTCTGTAATTTCAAGAATGACAGAGCTAGGAACAGAAGGGAAACTTTATAATGTGACGGCTCCTTTTCATCCTTCAAAGGCGGCTGTCATTCATGCCCAGAAGAATTTACCGTTTTCTGAAGAGAGAGAAGTTGAAGGCAGAAAGGTTCTTTCATCAAAACTGGTTTCTGAGCTTGATTTTGCATTCAAATATCCTGACCCGTGTCATTTTCATGAAGTATGA
- a CDS encoding leucine-rich repeat domain-containing protein encodes MKKILLSVSVFFLFQVKAQIDPVKYPTFTSIEEVLSSSKTVYSMSFREKGLFNLPPQIASLKSLFFLNIMGNRLEKMDREIFGLKELTILNVNENSIKFIPDEIGELTKLETFSMNLNGLTGINPNVAKLQHLKAVHLEANNLNTFPEALMEIPSLEEINLQGNQISFITDQIKRIKNLKFLNLSENQINDMGNLSFPKNLKYLELQQNAITKFPENLFRAQNLEYLNASGNNITEISSRINGLKNMTSMNLAHNHLKDIPVEITQLKNLKTLILTGNPIEKSRIEQLKKLMPETQIYF; translated from the coding sequence ATGAAAAAAATTCTTCTGTCAGTTTCCGTTTTTTTTCTTTTTCAGGTAAAAGCTCAGATTGATCCTGTAAAATATCCTACCTTTACTAGTATTGAAGAGGTTTTGAGCAGTAGTAAAACAGTATACAGCATGAGCTTTCGGGAAAAAGGATTGTTCAACCTCCCTCCGCAGATTGCCAGCTTGAAATCGCTGTTTTTTCTGAATATCATGGGAAACAGGCTTGAAAAAATGGACCGGGAGATTTTTGGTTTAAAAGAACTGACGATTTTAAATGTCAATGAAAACAGTATTAAATTCATTCCTGATGAAATCGGAGAGCTGACCAAGCTGGAAACTTTTTCAATGAATCTCAATGGGCTTACAGGCATTAATCCAAATGTGGCAAAACTTCAGCATTTAAAAGCTGTACATCTGGAAGCCAATAATCTGAATACTTTTCCGGAAGCATTGATGGAAATTCCGTCCTTGGAAGAAATTAACCTTCAGGGAAACCAGATCAGCTTTATAACGGATCAGATAAAGAGAATCAAAAATCTGAAGTTTTTAAATCTTTCCGAAAATCAGATCAATGATATGGGAAACCTTTCTTTTCCGAAAAACCTGAAATACCTTGAACTTCAGCAGAACGCCATTACAAAGTTTCCTGAAAATCTTTTCAGAGCCCAAAATCTTGAATATCTGAATGCCAGTGGAAATAATATCACCGAAATTTCATCACGAATCAATGGTCTGAAAAATATGACCAGCATGAATCTTGCTCATAATCATCTGAAAGATATTCCAGTAGAGATCACTCAGCTGAAAAATTTGAAAACATTAATTCTGACAGGAAATCCAATAGAAAAGTCCAGAATAGAACAGTTAAAAAAGCTGATGCCGGAAACCCAGATCTACTTCTAG
- a CDS encoding alkaline phosphatase PhoX, which produces MKKKLLAIGAIALAAGFNVKAQTTVFDRNSSWSYIDLDQAQPDEWKTKTYDISAWPVGNAPLGYGDPVTTTIHNGATGLVTAYFAKDFTVDLSTLSDEMELGVMRDDGIIVYLNGVEVVRDNMPAGPVTFNTFSSTTIDGAAENVYNLFSIPKSKFVNGVNRISIELHNRSVSSSDLRIDAYLKTTITTNPQPTSCNGTHISCFTSIVPTAQTNKLIIPAEHKYQLILKEGDNYTEGGGMVGGQNDFTAYVGKLGSSTNGYLSVNHETNPGGVTMAEINYNASTKLWQLTKSRAVSFSDPSLVQTIRNCSGGITPWGTVVTAEESVTSSDVNGDGYKDYGWLVEIDPATAQVISKNPDGSKGKLWQMGIMNHENVVINNAGTTAYYGEDGGTHMVYKYVMDTPNDLSSGNLYVLKLDQGLNASGDPIGTTATWIPIPNKIKADQNNTTGLAQSLGGTRFNGVEDVDISPLDGKIYFTAKGLDKVYRLQDNGTTASQVETFVGGASTAYSFNTPQGMKTEAWGDGNDNLTFDELGNLWVLQDGGKNYIWVIAPDHTQANPKVRLFASMPAGSEPTGLTFTPDHKFGFFSIQHPNSTISTDIDATGNTIDYRGKSATVVIALKENLGTNGSLGTIDSHVSESTVTVAPNPTAGIVKINSDKGLKDIQVTAYSMDGKIVYTKKFSGLNRALELDFTKQLEASRILLLNIEAEGGFQKTVKLVKK; this is translated from the coding sequence ATGAAGAAAAAACTACTAGCAATCGGAGCTATCGCATTAGCTGCAGGCTTTAACGTAAAGGCACAAACCACTGTTTTCGACAGAAACTCATCCTGGAGCTACATAGATCTTGACCAGGCCCAGCCGGATGAATGGAAAACCAAAACCTATGACATTTCTGCCTGGCCGGTAGGAAACGCTCCGTTAGGATACGGTGACCCTGTAACAACAACTATTCATAATGGGGCTACCGGACTTGTCACCGCTTATTTTGCAAAAGATTTTACCGTGGATCTTTCAACCCTTTCAGATGAAATGGAGCTTGGAGTAATGAGAGATGATGGAATCATTGTTTACCTGAACGGAGTAGAAGTCGTAAGAGATAATATGCCTGCAGGACCTGTTACTTTCAATACCTTTTCATCAACAACTATTGATGGAGCTGCAGAAAATGTATATAACCTTTTCTCAATCCCGAAATCAAAATTTGTAAACGGAGTGAATAGAATTTCTATAGAGCTTCACAACAGAAGCGTATCAAGTTCTGACCTGAGAATTGATGCTTATCTGAAAACTACAATAACTACTAATCCTCAACCAACTTCCTGTAACGGAACACATATCAGCTGCTTTACCTCTATTGTCCCTACAGCGCAAACCAATAAACTGATTATTCCTGCTGAACATAAATATCAGCTTATCCTGAAAGAAGGAGATAATTATACAGAAGGAGGCGGAATGGTAGGTGGCCAGAATGACTTTACGGCGTACGTAGGGAAATTAGGAAGCAGTACAAACGGATACCTTTCCGTAAACCATGAGACCAATCCTGGAGGAGTAACCATGGCAGAAATCAACTACAACGCAAGTACCAAACTTTGGCAGCTAACAAAATCCAGGGCAGTAAGTTTCTCAGATCCAAGCCTTGTTCAGACCATCAGAAACTGTTCAGGAGGGATTACACCTTGGGGAACAGTAGTTACAGCTGAAGAATCTGTAACTTCCAGCGACGTGAACGGTGACGGATATAAAGATTACGGATGGTTAGTAGAAATAGATCCCGCTACAGCACAGGTGATTTCTAAAAACCCAGACGGTTCCAAAGGAAAACTTTGGCAGATGGGAATTATGAACCATGAAAATGTGGTGATTAATAATGCAGGAACTACAGCTTATTACGGTGAAGACGGCGGGACACACATGGTATACAAATATGTAATGGATACCCCGAACGATCTTTCTTCAGGAAATCTTTATGTACTGAAACTGGATCAGGGTCTGAACGCTTCCGGAGATCCTATAGGAACAACAGCAACATGGATCCCGATTCCTAATAAAATAAAAGCAGACCAGAACAATACTACCGGACTTGCCCAGTCATTGGGAGGAACAAGATTTAACGGAGTGGAAGATGTAGATATCAGTCCGCTGGATGGAAAGATCTACTTTACAGCAAAAGGGCTTGATAAGGTATACCGTCTTCAGGATAACGGAACTACGGCTTCTCAGGTAGAAACATTCGTGGGGGGAGCTTCTACAGCGTATTCATTCAATACTCCACAGGGGATGAAAACTGAAGCTTGGGGAGACGGAAATGACAATCTTACCTTTGATGAACTTGGAAACCTTTGGGTACTTCAGGACGGAGGGAAAAACTATATCTGGGTAATCGCTCCGGATCATACTCAGGCCAATCCTAAAGTAAGATTGTTCGCCTCAATGCCGGCAGGTTCAGAACCTACAGGACTTACCTTTACACCAGATCATAAATTTGGGTTCTTCTCTATTCAGCATCCTAACTCAACGATTTCAACAGATATAGATGCAACAGGGAATACAATTGATTACAGAGGGAAATCAGCAACTGTGGTAATTGCTCTGAAAGAAAATCTTGGTACAAACGGTTCATTGGGAACGATTGATAGCCATGTTTCTGAGAGTACAGTAACCGTTGCCCCTAATCCGACTGCAGGAATCGTAAAAATCAATTCAGACAAAGGATTGAAAGATATTCAGGTAACCGCTTACAGCATGGACGGAAAAATCGTTTATACGAAAAAATTCAGCGGACTAAACAGAGCTTTGGAGCTTGATTTCACAAAGCAGCTGGAAGCATCCCGTATTTTGCTTTTAAATATCGAAGCCGAAGGAGGATTCCAGAAAACCGTAAAACTAGTAAAGAAATAA
- a CDS encoding nucleoside phosphorylase: protein MLNKLAASELILNEDGSVYHLNLLPEDIADKIILVGDPDRVAKVSTYFDKVEIKKNKREFYTHTGTLRGERITVMSTGIGTENIDIVMNELDALVNIDLKNKEFKTEHKSLELFRMGTCGSVNPDVQVDNMLVTQNVVGLDGLMHFYQDYNFQNEFSRSFLEKFPYERIKPMLYFSDWAEELGEYYKDAKYHGNTATFPGFYAPQGRQLRLKAVDDNFLETLNDLGITNFEMETSAIYALSKLLGHKAITVNNVIANRRRGEFSTDHNASEKNLITWVLDRIIK, encoded by the coding sequence ATGCTAAACAAACTTGCTGCTTCAGAACTTATTCTGAATGAAGACGGAAGTGTATACCACCTGAATCTTTTACCCGAAGATATTGCTGACAAGATTATCCTTGTAGGAGACCCGGACAGAGTGGCAAAAGTTTCAACGTATTTTGATAAAGTTGAGATCAAAAAAAATAAAAGAGAATTCTATACGCATACAGGAACCCTTCGCGGAGAAAGAATCACCGTAATGTCTACAGGGATCGGAACTGAAAATATCGACATCGTGATGAACGAGCTTGATGCGCTGGTGAACATCGATCTTAAGAATAAAGAATTCAAAACAGAGCATAAATCCCTTGAATTATTCCGTATGGGAACCTGTGGAAGTGTAAATCCTGATGTACAGGTTGATAATATGCTCGTTACCCAGAATGTGGTTGGACTGGATGGTCTTATGCATTTCTACCAGGACTATAATTTCCAGAATGAGTTCTCCAGAAGCTTCCTGGAAAAGTTTCCTTATGAAAGAATCAAACCGATGCTTTACTTCTCAGACTGGGCCGAAGAACTGGGAGAATACTACAAAGACGCTAAATACCACGGAAATACAGCCACTTTCCCTGGATTCTACGCTCCTCAGGGAAGACAGCTTCGTCTGAAAGCAGTGGATGATAATTTCCTGGAAACATTAAATGATCTTGGCATCACGAATTTTGAAATGGAAACTTCTGCAATTTATGCCCTTTCAAAACTATTAGGCCACAAAGCGATCACCGTAAATAACGTTATTGCCAACAGAAGACGCGGAGAGTTCTCTACAGACCACAACGCTTCTGAAAAGAACCTGATTACCTGGGTACTTGACAGAATCATCAAATAA
- a CDS encoding glycoside hydrolase family 30 protein produces the protein MKKLIVSCLAAGAVLNVNAQNYWKKNAGKTAKVILTNSKTSEKMADKGTVKFEKFGQPKETDACIFVDPDFKYQKLIGIGGAVTDASAETFYKMPKDKQKEIIDAYFGKNGLGYTVVRTNMNSCDFSSDSYTYVADNDTSLKSFNIAHDEKYKIPMIKEAQKAIGKDFTFYFSPWSPPAWMKSNKSLFKGGRLENQYYQTWADYYIKFMKEYEKRGINIWGLTIQNEPMATQTWESCIYSAEEEGDFLKNNLGPTLWKNGYKDKKVMIWDHNRDLIYQRATTTLSDPETSKYAHGIGYHWYETWNNKTQLFDNLAETQRAFPDKFLAFTEGCKEQFSMSRIYDVSLGELYGKNMLNDFNKGTALWTDWNVLLDETGGPNHVGNFCFAPIIADTKTGEVHYTYEYYYVGHVSKFIKPNAQRIGSSSNRAALTSTTFMNENGQLVTVIMNDSDNDIETNLWIEGMSAKLSAPAHSIQTVII, from the coding sequence ATGAAAAAACTAATTGTAAGTTGTCTGGCCGCAGGTGCCGTTTTGAATGTTAACGCACAAAACTACTGGAAGAAAAATGCAGGAAAAACAGCTAAGGTGATCCTCACCAATTCCAAAACCAGCGAAAAAATGGCAGACAAAGGAACCGTGAAATTTGAAAAATTCGGGCAGCCGAAAGAAACAGATGCCTGTATTTTTGTAGATCCTGATTTCAAATACCAGAAGCTGATTGGGATAGGAGGTGCTGTTACAGATGCTTCCGCTGAAACATTTTATAAAATGCCTAAGGATAAGCAGAAAGAAATCATCGATGCTTATTTCGGAAAAAACGGTCTGGGTTATACTGTGGTTCGTACCAATATGAATTCGTGTGATTTTTCAAGTGATTCTTATACGTATGTAGCAGATAATGATACTTCACTGAAGTCGTTCAATATTGCGCATGATGAAAAGTATAAGATCCCGATGATTAAAGAAGCCCAGAAGGCAATAGGGAAAGATTTTACCTTTTATTTCTCACCCTGGAGCCCCCCGGCATGGATGAAGTCTAATAAAAGTCTGTTCAAAGGAGGAAGACTGGAAAACCAGTATTATCAGACCTGGGCAGATTATTATATTAAATTCATGAAAGAATATGAAAAAAGAGGAATTAATATCTGGGGACTGACGATTCAGAACGAGCCGATGGCTACGCAAACCTGGGAATCCTGTATTTATTCTGCGGAAGAAGAAGGTGATTTCCTTAAAAATAATCTGGGACCCACACTCTGGAAAAATGGCTATAAAGATAAAAAAGTAATGATCTGGGATCACAACAGGGATCTTATCTACCAGAGAGCAACAACCACTTTAAGCGATCCTGAGACCTCTAAATATGCACACGGAATCGGCTATCACTGGTATGAAACCTGGAACAACAAGACCCAGCTGTTTGATAATTTAGCGGAAACCCAAAGAGCTTTTCCTGATAAATTCCTTGCTTTTACGGAAGGATGCAAAGAACAGTTCAGCATGTCAAGAATTTATGATGTAAGTCTTGGAGAACTTTACGGGAAAAATATGCTGAATGATTTCAATAAAGGGACCGCTTTGTGGACAGACTGGAATGTTCTTTTGGATGAAACGGGAGGTCCGAACCATGTCGGGAATTTCTGCTTTGCACCAATTATTGCTGATACCAAAACAGGAGAAGTCCATTATACTTATGAATATTATTATGTAGGTCATGTTTCAAAATTCATTAAGCCTAACGCTCAGAGGATAGGAAGTTCTTCCAACAGAGCAGCCCTTACTTCAACTACTTTTATGAATGAAAACGGACAATTGGTGACTGTAATTATGAATGATTCCGATAATGATATTGAAACCAACCTGTGGATTGAAGGAATGTCTGCAAAACTGTCTGCTCCGGCACATTCTATACAGACTGTAATTATATAA